From the Malus domestica chromosome 17, GDT2T_hap1 genome, one window contains:
- the LOC139193312 gene encoding malonyl-CoA:anthocyanidin 5-O-glucoside-6''-O-malonyltransferase-like, whose amino-acid sequence MKALDGRETAVTSMKGDDLLRIRFAADIRSLFQSPVPITYFGNCLSACYVAEKEREIRMVPSRGKLVVAESGVAIARSPTLGVYGTDFGWGRAKKVEVVHFVNSTVFSLAESGDEEEDGIEVGLALPRATMDAFTSLFEQGLRIFR is encoded by the exons ATGAAGGCACTAGATGGTAGAGAAACAGCGGTGACTTCAATGAAGGGTGATGACCTCTTACGCATAAGGTTTGCAGCAGATATCCGAAGCCTCTTTCAAAGTCCAGTGCCCATCACCTATTTCGGAAACTGCTTGTCAGCATGTTATGTGGCAGAGAAAGAGCGAGAGATA AGGATGGTTCCGTCTCGAGGGAAGTTAGTTGTAGCAGAAAGTGGTGTAGCCATTGCTAGATCGCCAACGTTGGGAGTTTATGGGACTGATTTTGGATGGGGAAGAGCAAAGAAAGTGGAGGTGGTTCACTTTGTTAATTCAACAGTTTTTTCTCTTGCAGAGAGTGGAGATGAGGAGGAGGACGGCATTGAGGTTGGCTTGGCGCTACCAAGGGCTACAATGGATGCATTTACTTCTTTGTTTGAACAAGGTCTGCGAATTTTCCGCTAA